One stretch of Ornithinimicrobium ciconiae DNA includes these proteins:
- a CDS encoding MBL fold metallo-hydrolase: protein MTYRDFPMPARLSEPVQAWVDAGGRAGAGEPAPAKPSSTVMLLRPGAQGPEVFVLRRATTMAFAANMLAFPGGGVDPRDADPDVPWAGPSPQGWASRLRTSVERARELVIAAAREVFEECGVLLAGPDADSVVADLTAPVWDEVRDALLARELSFAELLIQRDLVLRTDLLGLRAHWITPEAEPKRYDTRFFVARLPEGQLADDRSSEAAVVLWESPLVLLAQHDAGEHLMLPPTRVMLEQLARADSLDVALDAAAEVWPVMPWPAERDGVLWMRAPIDAAGDGLPQSAPQTRTADTDTNTDCGHGHDLASVDGRDHGEELDMTPWSGGPLGERTTCRLCPNPGPMTLDGTNTWIVSEPGATEAVVIDPGPLDEDHLQRVLADVAARGARVALLLFTHEHFDHAESMERMRELTGAPARGNFPGAEPLADGELLQVGGVRLRVVLTPGHTMASVCFLLEEERTLFTGDTILGRGTTVVAHPDGQLGAYLHSLEKIAHLVDTDEVTTLAPGHGPVLTDAAGTVAQYAAHRQERLAQVRQAASGRADLPRPELADLVVSTVYADVPQDVWPAARQSVLAQLDHLGLGIETAV, encoded by the coding sequence GTGACCTACCGCGACTTCCCGATGCCGGCGCGGCTGAGCGAGCCGGTCCAGGCCTGGGTGGATGCCGGAGGCCGTGCCGGTGCGGGCGAGCCCGCCCCGGCGAAGCCGTCGTCGACGGTGATGCTGCTGCGCCCTGGGGCTCAGGGGCCCGAGGTCTTTGTGCTGCGACGTGCCACGACTATGGCCTTCGCCGCCAACATGCTGGCCTTCCCCGGTGGTGGGGTCGACCCGCGTGACGCCGATCCGGACGTCCCCTGGGCCGGCCCGAGCCCCCAGGGGTGGGCCAGCCGGCTGCGCACCAGCGTCGAGCGTGCCCGTGAGCTGGTCATCGCCGCTGCCCGGGAGGTCTTCGAGGAGTGTGGGGTGCTGCTGGCCGGTCCCGATGCGGACTCGGTCGTGGCTGACCTCACGGCACCGGTCTGGGACGAGGTGCGCGACGCGCTGCTCGCCCGCGAGCTGTCCTTCGCGGAGCTGCTCATCCAGCGCGATCTGGTGCTGCGCACCGATCTGCTGGGGCTGCGGGCGCACTGGATCACCCCGGAGGCAGAGCCCAAGCGTTATGACACGCGTTTCTTCGTGGCCCGCCTGCCGGAGGGGCAGCTCGCCGACGACCGCAGCTCAGAGGCGGCCGTGGTGCTGTGGGAGTCACCGCTCGTGCTGCTGGCCCAGCACGACGCCGGGGAGCACCTGATGCTGCCGCCGACGCGGGTGATGCTGGAGCAGCTGGCCCGCGCCGACTCGCTGGACGTCGCGCTGGATGCTGCCGCCGAGGTCTGGCCGGTGATGCCGTGGCCGGCCGAGCGCGACGGCGTCCTGTGGATGCGGGCACCGATCGACGCGGCGGGCGACGGACTGCCGCAGTCCGCTCCCCAGACACGGACTGCGGACACGGACACGAACACAGACTGCGGACACGGCCACGACCTAGCCTCCGTCGACGGCCGCGACCACGGAGAGGAACTCGACATGACGCCCTGGAGCGGTGGACCCCTGGGCGAGCGGACCACGTGTCGGCTGTGCCCCAACCCGGGCCCCATGACGCTGGATGGGACCAACACCTGGATCGTGTCGGAGCCCGGGGCCACGGAGGCGGTCGTGATCGACCCTGGCCCGTTGGACGAGGACCACCTCCAGCGGGTGCTCGCGGACGTGGCAGCGCGCGGGGCGCGGGTCGCTCTGCTGCTGTTCACCCACGAGCACTTCGACCACGCGGAGTCCATGGAGCGCATGCGGGAGCTGACCGGCGCCCCTGCACGGGGCAACTTCCCGGGAGCGGAGCCGCTCGCCGACGGCGAGCTCCTGCAGGTCGGTGGGGTGCGGCTGCGGGTCGTGCTGACTCCCGGCCACACCATGGCCTCGGTCTGCTTCCTGCTGGAGGAGGAGAGGACCCTCTTCACCGGCGACACGATCCTGGGCCGGGGCACGACCGTGGTGGCGCACCCGGACGGCCAGCTGGGGGCTTATCTGCACAGCCTGGAGAAGATCGCCCACCTCGTGGACACTGACGAGGTCACCACCCTCGCACCGGGTCACGGCCCCGTGCTCACCGACGCCGCCGGCACCGTGGCGCAGTATGCCGCGCACCGCCAGGAGCGGTTGGCGCAGGTCCGGCAGGCCGCCAGTGGGCGAGCAGACCTGCCGCGTCCGGAGCTGGCCGACCTGGTCGTCTCGACGGTCTATGCGGACGTGCCGCAGGACGTCTGGCCGGCCGCACGGCAGAGCGTGCTGGCCCAGCTGGACCACCTCGGCCTCGGCATCGAGACGGCCGTCTAG